Proteins encoded within one genomic window of Vidua macroura isolate BioBank_ID:100142 chromosome 2, ASM2450914v1, whole genome shotgun sequence:
- the LRRC32 gene encoding transforming growth factor beta activator LRRC32, whose amino-acid sequence MKLNIIFLLAVVNTGTFNYHPIEGTPCEMANSQAFCHNKDLHQIPHELHPNVNKIDLSGNLIQSIPEIPLSFYTSLQYLDLSFNQISFITSGVFAHMTSLLEINLANNHLYELTQNETEGIGLLPKVEIMDLSHNNLYSGMAEYFINQAPTLQYLSLADNSIVMISHKMFRGSPSLVEIDLQRNIIMEIEEGAFETLANLSKLNLSTNSITCISDFNLRQLEILDLSRNSIETFSITKSNEEYSLRCLDLSENKLLHFPVLPQVNNLVTLNLSNNLIQLTAESPYNKMDYMDNEWLDASFHLLDQKRSKNTSSLYLSRLVYLDLSYNKIKSIPDGFFELMLSLHTLNLSKNCLEGFAVSYDSALVSLTVLDLSFNALQNLLLDAGALPNLREFHIQNNNLQTLQFDIFSSLPSLRLLNLQSNNISLCHMYSGLAKQRLAGEESGCVSFVNSPALQYLYLADNMLNILPARTFYKTPLLVLDLSMNPGLKIELKALAGLEKSLEYLHLHGNSLIDLNIDLPCFSHLKHLNLSENQLNWLPKWSSDSPLEVLDLRNNRFSTLQDSNILALENSLKNLYLSGNPLNCCGNIWLSSMIQNKNVQIPNVEHLTCQYIRSFGYWEEMHIENIRPEDCEKEDLKKINIIIILTSVLVLSVIIIGVGSFFCFRKQNFSHQFKA is encoded by the exons ATGAAACTGAACATCATCTTCTTGCTGGCAGTGGTGAACACAGGAACCTTTAACTATCATCCCATAGAGGGGACACCCTGTGAAATG GCAAATTCACAAGCATTTTGCCACAACAAAGACCTCCACCAAATCCCTCATGAGCTCCATCCGAATGTAAACAAAATAGATCTGTCTGGAAACCTGATTCAAAGCATACCTGAAATACCATTATCATTTTACACTTCCCTCCAGTATCTGGATTTAAGCTTCAACCAGATAAGTTTCATCACATCTGGAGTGTTTGCACACATGACAAGTTTGCTGGAAATAAATTTAGCCAATAATCATTTATATGAGCTTACTCAGAATGAGACAGAGGGGATTGGACTTTTGCCCAAGGTGGAGATAATGGACTTGTCCCACAACAATCTCTACAGTGGGATGGCTGAGTATTTCATTAATCAAGCTCCAACACTGCAGTATCTTTCCTTGGCAGACAACAGTATTGTAATGATATCACACAAGATGTTTCGGGGATCTCCCAGTCTTGTGGAGATTGATCTTCAGAGAAATATCATCATGGAAATAGAAGAAGGTGCTTTTGAGACTCTAGCAAACCTTTCCAAACTCAACCTCTCCACAAATTCAATTACTTGCATCTCTGATTTCAACCTCAGGCAGTTGGAGATACTTGACCTTAGCAGGAATAGCATTGAAACCTTCAGCATCACAAAGTCAAATGAGGAATATAGTTTAAGATGTCTGGATCTTAGTGAAAACAAATTACTTCACTTCCCAGTCTTGCCTCAGGTAAATAACCTGGTAACTCTGAATttatcaaataatttaattcagcTCACTGCTGAATCCCCCTATAATAAAATGGACTACATGGATAATGAATGGCTAGATgcttcttttcatcttcttgaTCAGAAGCGAAGTAAAAATACAAGTTCTCTTTATTTATCCCGGCTTGTATATTTAGACTTAAGttataataaaatcaaatccaTTCCAGATGGGTTCTTTGAGTTAATGTTGTCCCTTCACACCCTTAATCTCAGCAAAAACTGTCTTGAGGGATTTGCTGTAAGTTATGATAGTGCATTGGTCTCCCTAACCGTCCTTGACTTGAGCTTCAATGCTTTGCAGAACCTTCTCCTCGATGCTGGTGCTTTGCCAAATTTGAGGGAGTTTCATATTCAAAACAACAACCTACAGACCCTGCAATTTGACATCTTTTCCAGTCTTCCTAGCCTCAGACTTCTTAACCTACAGAGCAATAACATCAGCCTGTGCCACATGTACTCAGGATTAGCTAAGCAAAGACTTGCTGGAGAGGAAAGTGGCTGTGTGTCATTTGTCAATTCTCCTGCTCTCCAGTACTTGTACCTAGCAGACAACATGCTGAACATCCTACCAGCACGCACCTTCTACAAGACTCCACTGCTTGTTTTGGATCTCTCCATGAACCCTGGACTGAAAATAGAACTTAAAGCCCTAGCAGGACTGGAAAAGTCTCTGGAATACCTGCATTTACATGGAAATAGCCTGATAGATTTAAATATTGACTTGCCTTGTTTTAGTCACCTTAAACATTTAAACCTCTCTGAAAATCAGCTGAACTGGCTGCCTAAGTGGAGTAGTGACTCTCCACTGGAAGTTCTAGATCTACGGAACAATAGGTTCAGTACCTTACAGGACAGCAATATTTTAGCATTAGAAAATTCACTTAAAAACTTGTATCTCTCTGGGAACCCACTCAACTGCTGTGGAAACATCTGGCTTTCATCAATGATCCAGAACAAAAATGTCCAGATCCCCAATGTGGAGCACTTAACGTGCCAGTACATTCGGAGCTTCGGgtattgggaagaaatgcacATTGAGAACATCAGACCAGAAGACTGTGAAAAAGAGGATCTGAAGAAAATCAACATCATCATTATATTAACATCTGTACTAGTTTTATCTGTGATCATCATTGGTGTGGGTTCATTTTTTTGCTTCCGAAAGCAAAACTTTAGCCACCAGTTTAAAGCATAG